From the Peromyscus leucopus breed LL Stock chromosome 8b, UCI_PerLeu_2.1, whole genome shotgun sequence genome, one window contains:
- the LOC114710623 gene encoding olfactory receptor 1361-like — MRGSNQSSVSEFLLLGLSRQPQQQQQLLFLLFLIMYLATVLGNLLIILAISTDSRLHTPMYFFLSNLSFVDVCFSSTTVPKVLANHILRSQAISFSGCLTQLYFLCVLAVMDNFLLAVMAYDRYVAICHPLHYTTKMTHQLCVLLVVGSWVVSSLNALLHTLLMARLSFCADNIIPNFFCDSTHLLKLSCSDTHLNELMILFVAGLLLISPFVCILVSYVLITCAILRVSSTRGRWKAFSTCSSHLAVVSLFYGTIISLYFNPSSSHSAGKDTASAVMYTVVTPMLNPFIYSLRNKDMKGALRKVLTMKFSSTQ, encoded by the coding sequence ATGAGAGGCAGCAACCAGTCCAGCGTCTCTGAGTTCCTTCTCCTGGGACTCTCCAggcagccccagcagcagcagcagctcctcttcctgctcttcctcatcATGTACCTGGCCACTGTCCTGGGAAACCTGCTCATCATCCTGGCCATCAGCACAGACTCCCGCCtgcacacccccatgtacttcttcctcagcaaCCTGTCCTTTGTGGATGTCTGCTTCTCCTCCACCACTGTCCCCAAGGTGCTGGCCAACCACATACTCAGGAGTCAGGCCATTTCCTTCTCTGGGTGTCTCACACAGctgtattttctctgtgtgcttgCTGTCATGGACAATTTCCTGCTGGctgtgatggcctatgaccggTATGTGGCCATATGCCACCCCTTACACTACACAACAAAGATGACCCATCAGCTCTGTGTCCTGCTTGTGGTCGGGTCATGGGTGGTATCCAGCCTGAATGCTCTGTTGCACACTCTGCTCATGGCTAGACTCTCATTCTGTGCAGACAACATCATTCCAAATTTTTTCTGTGACTCAACTCACCTTCTGAAACTTTCCTGCTCAGACACACACCTCAATGAGCTGATGATTCTTTTTGTTGCAGGGCTATTATTGATTTCTCCGTTTGTTTGCATCCTTGTGTCTTATGTCCTTATTACTTGTGCTATCCTGAGAGTCTCATCCACAAGGGGAAGATGgaaagccttctccacctgcagCTCCCACCTGGCTGTGGTCAGCCTCTTCTATGGCACCATCATATCCCTGTATTTCAACCCCTCCTCCTCTCACTCAGCTGGGAAGGATACAGCATCTGCTGTGATGTACACAGTGGTGACCCCCATGCTGAACCCtttcatctacagcctgaggaacaaggaCATGAAAGGAGCTTTAAGGAAAGTGCTTACCATGAAATTCTCATCTACTCAGTAA